The genomic window GGGCTGGCGCCGCTGCGGCGCGCCGCCTGGGCCGGGGGGATCGCGATGCCGGAGCTGGGCGCCGCTCCCGCGCCGTCCGACAGCGCTCGGGCTCCGGGAGATGCGAAGCGGGCGCTGGTGATCGGCTCACCGCGCGCGGGGGGATACGTCTCCGCGGCGCTGGCGGCGACGGGGTGGGCGGTGGACCGGGTCTCGGCGCTCGACGGGCTCCCGGCGCGGGCGGCGGACCTCTACGTCGTCCTCGCGCCGACGGCCACGGCCGCGGCGGCGGCGCTGGAGGAGCGGGGACGTGCCGGGGCCACCGTGCTCGTCGCCGGGCCCGGGGCGACGCAGGCGCTGGCGCGCGCGCTGCCGTGGGCCGGGGTCACCCGCGAGGGTGCGCCGGGCGGCGGGCTGTGGATCGCGGACGACCTCCCGCTGCTGGAGGGCTCCGCCGCCGCGACGGGCGCGCCGAAGCCGGGCGCGTCCGTCGTCGCCGCGTGGGACGACGGGCGCCCGGCGGCCGCCGCGGCGAGGCTCGGGCGCGGGTGCGTCGTCTTCGCCGCGACGGACCTGGAGGGCGGGCGGATGCCGCTCTCGGCCGCGTACCCGCGCGCGCTGGACCGGCTGGCGCGCGGGTGCGAGTCGTCTTCTGCGGCTTCGGTCGATGGGGATGCGCCGCTGGACGCCGGGGCGCGGGCGGTGCTGCGGGGGACGGGGACGGCCGTCGTGGCGGCGAACGCGATCCCCGGATCGGGGGGCGGTGTGCCGCTGGGGCGGTGGATCCTGGCGGCTGCGCTCCTCGTCGCGGCCATTGAGACGCTGATCGCTTATCGGCCGAGGGCGTGATGGAGGGTCGTGCGCGTCGCCGACATTCGTCGCCCGCAACCTCCGTCGAAGGGCGAATGAATTCGCTGCAACAACTACACGAAGCCTCCCTGCGGAGGCTGCACGAGCAAGCTCGTGCTTGACCGCACGGGGTGCACTGGCGGGATCTAAGGTGAATCGAGAATGAGCACGCTCGTACGCCAGCCGGCCACGTCTGCGCCTCCGCTTCTCACAGGGGTGGAGGGGATCGTCGCGCGTGTGCGGGGGGCGTGGCGGCGGTCGGTGCTGCTGTGCGCGCTGGTCGTCGCCCCGGCGCTCTTCGCGCTGGCGGCGGTGCTGCTCGTCGCGGCCGACCTGCTGCTGCCGATGCGGGCGGCCGTGCGCGAGGTGCTGCGCTGGCTGCCGCTCGCGCTCGGGCTCGGGTGGATCGCGCTCTCGATCTATCGCGTCTTGCGTCCTCCCGCGCCGCGGCGGTTCGCGCTGCTGGCGGAGGAGCGCATCCCCGCCCTGGAGAACCGGCTGGTGACCGCGCTGGACGTGCGCGAGGTGCCGGACGGACCCGTAGGGCGCGCCTTCGCGGCGGAGGCGGAGCGGCGGCTGGCGGGGGTCGCCGTGCGCGGCGTGGCGCCCGTGCGCGCGAAGGCGCCGGCCATCGTCCTTGCGGCGTCGCTCACGCTGGCGGCGGCCTTCGCGCTGGCGTTCCCGTCCGCGGCGGCGGAGGCGTGGGAGCGCTGGGCGCACCCGCGCGACGCCTACGAGACGCGCTGGCGCGAGGTGCGGGCGAACACGCTCCCCGGCGCGGAGGCGCCGCCGATGCCCGTCTTCGAGGAGCTGCGCTGGCGCGTGGCGCCGCCCGGGTACGCGGGGATCGGGGCGACGGAGGGGCGCGGCGAGGAGCAGGTCTCCGCACTCCCGGGGAGCCGCGTGCGGCTGCGCTCGGCGTACTTCGACCGCTGGGACGCGGTGCGGGCGACGCGGATCGGCGGGGGGGCGCTGCCGGTGAGCGTGGACGGCGGCGAGTGGAGCGTGGAGTGGACGCAGGCGCCGGGCGAGCGCGGCGTGTCGCTCGAGGCGGTCGCGGGCGGCGAGGTGGTGGCCCGGCGCGTGGTCCCCGTGGCCGTGCTGCCGGACCGCGCGCCCGACGTGGAGCTGAGCGCGCCGGAGACGGACCTGGTGCTCGCCTCGGGGAAGGGGCGCGTGCCGATCCGCGCCACGGCGGCGGACGACTACGGCATGGGCGAGTTCAAGCTCTCCTGGAGCCGCACGCGCGGCAGCGGCGAGACGTTCGAGTTCCTGGAGGGCGAGTGGCGCTTCGAGAGCGTGCGCCGCGCGGGGAAGGGCGTCACCGGCGAGCTGGCGCTGAACCTGGACGCGCTGCAGCTCCAGCCGGGGGACGTGATCCACGTGCGCGCCGTGGCCGCCGACCGCAACGACGTGACGGGGCCGGGGGAGAGCGTCTCGCGCACGCGCATCCTGCGCGTCGCCCGGCCGGAGGAGATCAGCCAGGTCAACACCGACATCGGCCTGCCGATGGAGCTGCCGGAGGACCCGCTGCTCAGCCAGCGCATGCTGATCCTGCTGACGGAGCGCCTGATCCAGCAGCGCCGCCGGCTCCCCGACGAGCAGTTCCGCGAGCGCAGCTCCGACCTGGCGTTCGAGCAGGGGCGGCTGCGCGAGCGGGTGGGCGAGCAGATCTTCACCCGCGCCACGGGGGCGATGGCGGACCCCGGCGTGGAGCGCGGCTTCACCGAGCAGGGCGGCGCCGGGCACCAGCACGAAGGCGAGCAGCGGCCGGCGGAGGGGGAGAAGGAGTCGCCGGAGCGGGTGCTGGAGGAGGCGTCGGAGGCCACGGGGGAGGGGTCGCTGGAGGAGGTGACGCACCGCCACGACGCGGACCCGATCCTGGACGTGAACAGCACGCTGCTGCGCCTCTACAACCTGATGTGGGACGCGGAGCGCGAGCTGAACCAGGCCGTCCCCGACGCCGCGCTCCCGCCGATGCGCCGCGCGCTGGTGATCATCGACGAGCTGCGCAAGGCGGAGCGCCGCTTCCCGCGCGGGCAGGTGAAGATCGACCCGGTGGACGTGGCCACGGCGCGCGGCCAGGGAAAGCTCGACGAGGCGGCGCCCGTGGGGCGCGGGGCCGGCGCCGCGCTCCCCTCGCCGCTGCCGCTGCTGGCGGCGCTGGACCGGCTGGCGGCGTCGCTGGGCCGCACGCCGGCGCGCCGGGCGTCGCTGGAGCTCTCGGCCCTGGCGGCGCGCGTGCTGGGCGACTCGGCGGGGGACGCGGAGGCCGCGTCGCTGGTATCGCGCGCGGCGGGGGAGGCGGGCGCGGGGCGGGCGGACGCGGCTCGGGGGCTGCTGCTGCGCGCGCGGGGGCGCCTGGCGCCGGTCGGCGGGGCCGGCGGACGCCCGGTGCCCTCGACGGCGGACCCGGCGGCGGCGGAGTACTTCCGGCGGCTGGGGCGGGGGGGATGAGTGCGAAGTGCGAGGTGCGAAGTGCGAAGTGCGTGACGGGATCGGTGCGGGGGCGGGGGCCCTCACCCGCCGCCTTGGAGCGGCAACCCTCTCCCAGCTTCGGGAGAGGGTGGACTTTGCGGGCTCGGTGTGGGACGGGGTTGCCGGCTGTCCCCTGTAACCTGTTCCCTGTCCCCTGCCGTTCAGCGTGAGGGATGCGCGCCCGGAGGGCCGGGACACGGGCGTGCCGGGGGTTTGGCACGACCGTGGCCCGGCGCCGTTGGGCACAGTCGTATCGTGCCCTACGGCGCGCGCAGCCCGGCCCGGAGCGCAGCGGAGGGACACGCCCAGACTGCAGTGCGAAAGTGTGTGAGTGCGAAAGTGCGAAAGTACGGTAGACGGGTGACGAAGATGGCCGCGGCGGTGTCGGCCCTGCTGGCGCTCTCGGCGTCGGCGCGGCCGGGGCAGTTCGTGTTCGCCACGGCGCGCTACGAGTCGGGCGACTGGGACTCGGCGCCGCTGGTGCCCACCAACATCATCCACGCGGTGGCGCAGTACACCGCCATCCCCGTGGCCGCGCAGGGGGTGACGGTGGACCTCTCCAGCGCGGAGCTGTTCAAGTTCCCCTTCGTGTTCATGACGGGGCACCTGCCCGTGCGCTTCAGCCGCCAGGAGAGCGACAACCTCAAGGCGTACGTGGAGCGCGGCGGGCTGATCTTCATCGACGACCACAACCACGACGTCGACGGGGCGTTCCACAAGACGGCCACCGCCGAGCTGCGCCGCATCTTCGGCCCCGCCGCGCTCAAGGAGATCCCCAACGACCACGAGCTGTACCGCGCCTTCTTCACCTTCGCGGACGGGCCGCCGACGACCAGCCACGAACTGAACGGCTGGGGCGACAACCTGGTGCACGAGCACCTGCTGGGGGTGGAGGTCAACGGCCGCCTCGGCGTGCTCTACTCCAACAAGGACTACAGCTCGGAGTGGGGATACCACTACCCCAACAAGCGCTTCCTGTCGATCGACAACACGCGCTTCGGGGTGAACGTCGTCGTCTACGCGCTGACGCGGTGATGGCGAGCTCTCCGTCTCCGCCGGCTCCGTCAAGGGCGGATGAATCCGCGGCAACAACTGCAGGAAGCCTCCCTGCGGAGGCTACGGGGCGGGATCCGCGCGTCGGGACGAGGACCGGCGCGGGGGCGGATTTGCCTCAGGACGGCGGGCGCGGGATCGATCTCGCGTTCGCGTTGCGCGCGATCGTCCTGGCGATTCTGGTCCTCGCGCTCGTCCTTCCGTCCGTCTGGCGGGAGCGGGGGAGGGATTCGCCCGGCGTCTTCTGGGTCAATGACGGGGCGGCGCGGGCGGACGAGCTGCTGGGGGCGGCGCCGCCGGCGCTGATCGCGCGGGAGGCGTCCGACCCCCCGACGGCGGCGGAGCTGGACGTGCTGGCGGGGGCGGCGGAGCGCGCGCCGCTCTACGCCGGCCTGCCGCGCGGGGTGCGGCTGATCGAGGCCTCGGCGACGCCGCACCCGCTGGCCGGGCGTGCGGCCGCGGTGTCGTTCCGCCTGCGCGGGCGGCCGGGGGACCAGGCGCGCGTCTACCTCTCCGAGGCGGGCGGGGTGGTGGACAGCGTGCGGGTGCGGCTGGACGGGGCCGGGGTGGCGGAGGGCGCCTTCCGCGTGCGGCCGGCGGTGCCGGGGTGGCGGGAGTGGTCCGTCCGCGCGGCATGGGCGGGCGGGGCGAGGGATGCCGATGCATCTGCGACGCTGGCAGGGGCGTGGGTGGACTCGGCGGGGCCGCCGCGGGTGCTGGTGCGCGCGGGGTTCCCGGACTGGGAGTCGAAGTTCGTGGTCCGCGCGCTGGAGGAGTCGGGCGCGCGGGTGCAGACGAGCCTGGCGC from Longimicrobium sp. includes these protein-coding regions:
- a CDS encoding BatA domain-containing protein, with translation MLTFAVPAFLLAGALAALVPLALHLIRRRPPSRAPLPTARFLSEDPRTSVRLSRPTDLPLLALRMLLLVLAGAAFARPRWVPAPEGTSEVVLLDRGAAMAAGDGWRRAVDLARRSLLGPEGEARGELVLFDTAATRIPRRRITPALFDSLAAARPTAREVRYAAAVRAILPAARELRGADSVRVTLLSRPRWGAWSDGLAPLRRAAWAGGIAMPELGAAPAPSDSARAPGDAKRALVIGSPRAGGYVSAALAATGWAVDRVSALDGLPARAADLYVVLAPTATAAAAALEERGRAGATVLVAGPGATQALARALPWAGVTREGAPGGGLWIADDLPLLEGSAAATGAPKPGASVVAAWDDGRPAAAAARLGRGCVVFAATDLEGGRMPLSAAYPRALDRLARGCESSSAASVDGDAPLDAGARAVLRGTGTAVVAANAIPGSGGGVPLGRWILAAALLVAAIETLIAYRPRA
- a CDS encoding DUF4159 domain-containing protein — its product is MAAAVSALLALSASARPGQFVFATARYESGDWDSAPLVPTNIIHAVAQYTAIPVAAQGVTVDLSSAELFKFPFVFMTGHLPVRFSRQESDNLKAYVERGGLIFIDDHNHDVDGAFHKTATAELRRIFGPAALKEIPNDHELYRAFFTFADGPPTTSHELNGWGDNLVHEHLLGVEVNGRLGVLYSNKDYSSEWGYHYPNKRFLSIDNTRFGVNVVVYALTR